From a single Cryptococcus deuterogattii R265 chromosome 5, complete sequence genomic region:
- a CDS encoding glucosidase, with product MTSSNEINYPLSRQNSTNCLDNPAGAPASREDPHSRNDSEVIAASGVRHPSANHRPNASISGSSGHLRPRPASRNASPTSRLSRRKSSPILSVPSSGKDLFGGDGSRASGAERIIKGTSKWLRDRMGGSEEKDDHWLVLDLPSPSMLSDAGSMAIPVYDTRGYPSREGSLDRPRIAADTGARQQGPTLTSAPEINVYLSQSTKNKPSPLGYTHNASLTPLAAQFPARSASPLSTLVPSLADFYPDAAIFGNRTLGSSPRPALSVFGSSESSVMTFRSMSSLRSGFGTDSDSATRLRLDSDAASDDGLIDKEARLKKHVAKVVYDMNDILPKLRLVNELEGNGEKLGLYDLLPFHIDPCQWEGNNSEDDDELHRPEPQDIPDIQYFSSRGLANLGCLAILGLIIVMLFAGLPIFEYYNTLPANTLGAFNIGGINSTGQVPDVANIFQLIDPDTPAEAYTHKSLETGEEWDLVFSDEFNEDGRTFYNGDDPFWEAVDLHYWQTNNLEWYDPGRLTTKNGKLVITLDEIYSHGMDFEGGMMSSWNRFCFTGGYMEVSVSLPGANNIPGLWPAIWTMGNLGRAGYGGSLDGTWPYTYDSCDVGTLPNQTLNGKPAAALTQGDPSYHNELSYLPGQRLSRCTCPEDDTHPGPKHSDGSFVGRSAPEIDIFEATIDMSIAKGQVSQSGQWAPFNPNYYFINSSSEYYKIYDNDVTQINSYMGSVYQQATSGLSLTNQDCYTDGSGCFAVYGMEYAPGGDGYITWVNDNKKAWTLNGAAMGPNEEAGVSQRPVTEEPMYMVLNLGISENFGAVHFVGLEKLWPVQMEVDYVRVYQDPKKKNVGCDPVDRPTASYIARFPEAYSNSNITTFDQVPNRKRPKNRLVDQC from the exons ATGACATCCTCCAACGAAATTAACTACCCACTGAGTCGACAAAACTCAACAAACTGTCTCGATAATCCTGCTGGCGCCCCAGCTTCTAGGGAAGACCCTCACTCCCGTAACGATTCTGAAGTTATTGCTGCTTCTGGAGTCAGACACCCTTCAGCCAACCATAGGCCCAATGCTTCCATATCAGGATCGTCAGGCCATCTTCGGCCAAGGCCTGCTTCTCGTAATGCTTCACCTACTTCGAGACTCTCTCGGAGGAAGTCATCACCCATCCTCTCAGTGCCTTCATCTGGCAAAGACCTGTTTGGAGGCGATGGATCCCGTGCTTCTGGAGCTGAGCGCATCATTAAGGGTACAAGCAAATGGTTGAGGGACAGAATGGGTGGCagcgaggaaaaggacgaCCATTGGTTAGTGCTGGATCTTCCTTCGCCATCGATGCTCAGCGACGCGGGGAGTATGGCCATACCTGTCTACGACACTCGAGGATACCCATCTCGTGAAGGATCTCTTGATAGGCCTCGCATCGCAGCTGACACAGGAGCTCGTCAACAAGGACCTACCCTCACTTCTGCTCCCGAGATCAATGTATACCTTTCTCAATCTACAAAGAACAAGCCGAGCCCTCTGGGATATACACACAATGCAAGTCTCACCCCACTCGCAGCCCAGTTTCCAGCTCGTAGTGCATCGCCGCTCAGCACATTGGTACCAAGTTTGGCGGACTTCTACCCAGATGCAGCTATCTTCGGCAACAGGACACTTGGCAGCAGCCCGAGACCTGCTTTGAGTGTCTTCGGCAGCTCGGAATCTTCAGTTATGACCTTTCGAAGCATGTCCTCATTGAGAAGTGGATTTGGAACTGATTCAGATAGTGCTACAAGACTCAGACTCGATTCCGACGCGGCCTCAGATGATGGACTAATCGACAAAGAGGCGAGATTGAAGAAACATGTGGCCAAAGTCGTGTATGACATGAACGATATTCTGCCAAAATTGAGGCTTGTCAACGAAttggaagggaatggggaAAAACTAGGCTTGTATGACTTG CTTCCCTTCCATATTGATCCCTGCCAGTGGGAAGGGAACAACTcggaggatgatgacgaaCTGCATAGACCGGAACCACAAGATATACCTGAC ATCCAGTACTTTTCGAGCCGTGGGCTTGCCAACCTGGGTTGCTTGGCAATCTTGGGCCTAATTATTGTTATGCTTTT CGCCGGTTTGCCTATCTTTGAGTATTACAATACTCTACCCGCAAACACGCTTGGGGCGTTTAATATAGGAGGTATCAA TTCTACGGGGCAAGTACCCGACGTGgccaacatcttccagctAATCGATCCCGACACGCCTGCCGAAGCCTACACTCACAAAAGTTTAGAGACAGGGGAGGAATGGGACCTCGTTTTTTCAGACGAGTTCAACGAGGATGGACGAACGTTCTATAATG GTGATGACCCTTTCTGGGAAGCCGTCGACTTGCATTATTGGCAGACCAATAATTTAGAATG GTATGATCCCGGTCGATTGACCACTAAAAATGGAAAGCTGGTCATTACTCTTGATGAAATTTATAGTCATGGAATGGATTTTGAGGGCGGTA TGATGTCCAGCTGGAATAGGTTCTGCTTTACAGGTGGCTATATGGAAG TATCTGTATCTCTTCCCGGTGCAAATAATATCCCTGG TCTTTGGCCCGCCATTTGGACTATGGGGAACTTAGGACGGGCGGGATATGGAGGATCTCTTGACGGTACTTGGCCGTATACCTATGACTCATGCGACGTTGGCACGTTACCCAATCAGACGCTCAATG GCaaaccagcagcagcgtTGACTCAAGGCGATCCTTCCTACCATAACGAGCTCTCGTACTTGCCTGGGCAACGTCTCTCAAGATGCACATGCCCCGAAGACGACACTCATCCCGGGCCTAAACATTCTGACGGATCTTTTGTAGGGAGATCAGCACCTGAGATAGATATATTTGAGGCTACT ATTGATATGTCGATCGCCAAGGGTCAAGTGTCGCAGTCAGGACAGTGGGCACCTTTCAACCCAAACTACTAC TTTATCAATTCTTCCAGTGAATATTACAAAATTTATGACAATGATGTTACCCAGATCAATAGCTATATGGGTAGTGTCTATCAACAGGCTACGTCTGGCTTGAGTTTGACCAACCAA GATTGCTA CACCGATGGGTCTGGTTGTTTTGCAGTTTATGGAATGGAATATGCTCCTGGAGG GGATGGTTATATCACTTGGGTCAACGATAATAAAAAAGCTTGGACTCTCAATGGAGCTG CGATGGGACCtaatgaagaagctggagTTAGTCAACGGCCAGTGACAGAAGAGCCTATGTACATGGTACTCAATTTGGGTATCTCAGAGAACTTTGGGGCTGTCCA TTTTGTTGGCTTAGAAAAGCTATGGCCTGTGCA AATGGAGGTCGACTATGTTCGGGTATACC AGGacccaaagaagaagaacgtAGGCTGCGACCCAGTTGACCGACCAACGGCGTCATATATCGCTCG GTTCCCCGAGGCATACTCGAACTCGAATATT ACAACTTTTGATCAAGTCCCGAACAGGAAACGGCCTAAGAACCGTTTGGTTGATCAGTGCTAA
- a CDS encoding 30S small subunit ribosomal protein S10e, which yields MIISKQNRRAIYEYLFKEGVLVAPKDFNRPAHPDLPTVRNLEVIKAMQSLNSKGYVKTQFSWQWYYYTLTEEGLAYLREFLHLPSEIVPQTHMKPVARQTGRPSGQREGGYRAPRGDREYRRRDDGEKEGGEYRPRFGGVARGAPSS from the exons ATGATCATTTCCAAGCAGAACCGCAGGGCC ATCTACGAATACCTCTTCAAGGAGGGTGTTCTCGTTGCCCCCAAGGACTTCAACCGCCCCGCCCACCCTGACCTCCCTACTGTCCGAAACCTTGAGGTCATCAAGGCTATGCAGTCCCTCAACTCTAAGGGCTACGTCAAGACTCAGTTCTCTTGGCAGTGGTACTACTACACTCTCACCGAGGAGGGTCTTGCCTACCTCCGAGAgttcctccacctcccctCTGAGATTGTTCCTCAGACCCACATGAAGCCCGTTGCCCGACAGACCGGCAGGCCTTCTGGCCAGCGTGAGGGTGGCTACAGGGCCCCCAGGGGTGACCGAGAGTACAGGAGGAGGGACGAcggcgagaaggagggtggCGAGTACCGACCC CGATTCGGCGGTGTTGCCCGTGGCGCTCCCTCTTCTTAA
- a CDS encoding ferrochelatase: MTAMQSPISVFARASLSSYSRLRLAPYASIRRRFLATVRDGPAVGAKPPTAVLMMNMGGPSTIPEVHDFLSRLFHDNDLIPLPFQPLLAPFIAKRRTPSIEEQYSAIGGGSPILKWTQLQGAAMCSLLDELNPASAPHKSYVAFRYAKTLTEDALAEMKQDGVQRAVAFSQYPQYSSSTTGSSLNELYKQVKQLGWGGNGEVKWSVIDRWPTHSGLIDAFAHNIKAALQAYPEDRRGDVIILFSAHSLPLDIVNRGDPYTAEVAATVWAVMSKLNFSNPWRLTWQSKVGPKAWQGPQTAAAIEGYAKAGTKDICLVPIAFTSDHIETLYELDIEVREEAEKLGVHLTRASSLNDSPIFIRALADIVSNHLKDYDAGLIGPASKQLLSSDPRHVSPKSQETKRWLASGGTNMSA, from the exons ATGACAGCAATGCAGAGTCCCATCTCTGTCTTTGCCCGCGCATCGCTCTCTTCATATTCCAGGCTTCGTCTTGCCCCTTATGCCTCCATTCGCCGAAGGTTCCTGGCCACCGTGAGAGATGGACCTGCAGTCGGCGCAAAACC GCCAACAG CTGTTCTTATGATGAACATGGGTGGACCTTCAACT ATTCCCGAAGTCCACGACTTTCTTTCGCGTCTATTCCATGATAACGATctcattcctcttcccttccagCCCCTCCTTGCTCCCTTTATCGCCAAACGTCGAACTCCTTCCATCGAAGAGCAATACTCCGCCATCGGCGGCGGGTCTCCTATCCTCAAATGGACCCAGCTTCAGGGTGCAGCCATGTGCTCTTTACTGGACGAGCTTAACCCCGCGTCGGCACCACACAAATCTTATGTTGCTTTCCGATATGCCAAGACCCTCACTGAAGATGCGCTGGCAGAAATGAAGCAGGATGGCGTCCAGAGGGCCGTTGCATTCAGCCAATACCCTCAGTACAGTAGCTCCACCACTGGCAGTAGTTTGAATGAACTTTACAAACAGGTGAAGCAGCTCGGCTGGGGCGGAAACGGCGAAGTCAAATGGAGTGTTATTGACCGATGGCCCACTCATTCTGGACTGATAGAT GCTTTTGCACACAACATCAAGGCAGCCCTTCAAGCTTACCCTGAAGATCGACGAGGTGatgtcatcatcctcttctctgcccactctctccctcttgaCATTGTCAA CCGAGGTGATCCCTACACTGCCGAAGTTGCCGCTACTGTTTGGGCCGTCATGTCCAAGCTCAACTTCTCCAATCCTTGGCGTCTTACCTGGCAATCCAAGGTCGGTCCCAAAGCCTGGCAAGGACCTCAGACTGCCGCGGCCATTGAAGGTTACGCCAAGGCGGGCACCAAGGACATTTGTCTCGTCCCCATCGCCTTCACTAGTGACCACATCGAGACTCTTTATGAGCTTGATATTGAGGTcagggaagaggctgaaaaA CTCGGTGTCCATTTGACAAGagcctcttctctcaacgACTCTCCTATCTTCATTCGCGCCCTCGCTGACATTGTCTCCAACCACCTCAAAGACTATGACGCCGGTTTAATAGGTCCCGCGAGCAAGCAGCTTTTATCTTCTGATCCTCGACATGTGAGTCCTAAGTCTCAAGAAACCAAGCGCTGGTTGGCTAGCGGGGGTACGAACATGAGCGCTTAG
- a CDS encoding potassium:hydrogen antiporter, with translation MVSFFTTVSGVPTHFAKLLSTRAVSSNVIAGADPTEVDPSNPITLFIIQLVIIIVFTQSLGWVFRYINQPRVIAEIIGGIILGPTVFGRIPHFTEHIFPKASLSYLNLISTIGLILFLFLVGVEVDIGVMKKHGKASGIISAAGMILPFGLGSAIAVPVYHNFVDTENVSFGHFLLFVGVAMAITAFPVLCRILTSTKLIDTRVGVMVLAAGVGNDVVGWVLLALTLALVNSQSGATAVYVLLCAVGWSVILLWPIRKLFVYLAKRTGSLEHGPTPGMMVLTLLIVFVSAFVTDIIGVHPIFGGFVAGLIIPHEGGFAIALVEKIDDLVSMLFLPIYFVLSGLQTNLGLLDTGLIWGYLILICVVAFCGKFFGCAGAALAMKYPIRESMAIGLLMSCKGLVELIVLNVGLSAGIIDQRLFSMFVVEAIVLTFLTTPCTLAVYPERVRVRISDLRKGDEGTDREKQVGASDIAGASGGREHTSRFLIILQKLEHLSAVMFLTQMLEPPVPEASEPWDAAEHSAKENRKGKKSISDDDSINSHSNTISTLHQSPHHSDGKHITLHRVGHVNHPSGVLPHLDALKLVELTGRTFSVMQSAEKDQLLHSDNALQLYRQFGRLRGLEISPHISIVGQDSFSQAVADYATDLGSELVILPWTVPTQGGNPELIDPSVGSSSSSTVSQFDTIFGSESAGSPMYSHFVRRVFSECPSDVALFVDRGFGGASSFKPGFGQHIFMPFFGGPDDRLALRFVVQLCGHAGVTATVVRIQKEEGDEEDEEASRRSEGDRSNVALHQAALQSNQLTVGGATQYPETQARLQSDTADSLAWSYFSSLSVSPSRPPHLEMALSRLSFHSTTTHQPLTYAFTCAESAMRATSAQAKSWRPMLIVTGRGRCGAAINHETELNRVLAAKSLNPSIGAELRKTVGDVAAGMILGGSAPGTASYLVMGAGKR, from the exons ATGGTCTCATTCTTCACTACCGTATCAGGTGTTCCCACACACTTCGCAAAGCTTTTATCTACTCGCGCAGTATCA TCCAATGTCATAGCAGGGGCAGATCCCACGGAAGTAGACCCTTCCAAC CCTATCACCCTGTTCATCATTCAG CTTGTGATCATCATTGTCTTCACCCAAAGTTTAGGATGGGTATTCCGCTATATAAACCAACCCAGGGTCATTGCCGAGATCATAGGTGGCATTATCCTTGGTCCCACTGTCTTTGGTCGCATTCCACACTTTACCGAACATATCTTCCCTAAAGCCTCATTGAGTTACCTCAATTTGATATCCACAATTGGTCtgattctttttcttttccttgtcggCGTTGAAGTCGATATCGGAGTCATGAAGAAACATGGAAAAGCGAGTGGCATCATTTCTGCGGCGGGCATGATCTTGCCCTTTGGTTTAGGATCAGCCATCGCTGTACCCGTGTACCATAACTTTGTAGACACAGAGAACGTCTCCTTTGGTCATTTCTTGCTGTTCGTTGGCGTCGCCATGGCCATCACAGCTTTCCCTGTTCTATGTCGAATCTTGACGTCCACCAAACTCATTGACACTCGTGTGGGAGTGATGGTCCTGGCAGCTGGTGTGGGTAACGATGTAGTCGGCTGGGtccttcttgccctcaCATTAGCCCTCGTCAACTCTCAGTCGGGTGCAACTGCAGTATACGTCTTGCTCTGTGCCGTCGGATGGTCAGTCATCCTGCTTTGGCCCATCAGGAAACTCTTTGTATACCTTGCCAAGAGGACGGGAAGCTTGGAACATGGGCCAACTCCAGGAATGATGGTACTGACACTGTTGATCGTTTTTGTTTCAGCGTTTGTCACTGATATTATCG GAGTGCATCCTATCTTTGGAGGATTCGTCGCAGGGTTAATCATTCCTCACGAAGGTGGTTTCGCCATTGCccttgttgagaagattgatgatCTGGTGTCCATGCTTTTCTTGCCCATT TATTTTGTCCTTTCTGGGCTCCAAACCAACCTCGGACTTCTTGATACTGGCCTCATCTGGGGATATCTGATACTTATTTGTGTCGTTGCTTTTTGCGGAAAGTTCTTTGGATGTGCAGGCGCAGCCTTGGCAATGAAATATCCCATAAGGGAGAGCATGGCCATTGGTTTATTGATGAGTTGCAAAGG TCTTGTCGAACTCATCGTTCTCAACGTTGGCCTTTCTGCCGGTATCATCGACCAGCGACTTTTTTCAATGTTTGTTGTGGAAGCTATTGtcctcaccttcttgaccACACCCTGCACACTTGCCGTTTACCCCGAACGTGTCCGCGTACGCATCAGCGACCTTCGTAAAGGCGATGAGGGTACTGATCGTGAAAAGCAAGTTGGCGCTTCGGATATTGCCGGTGCATCAGGTGGGCGTGAGCACACCAGCAGGTTCTTGATTATCTTGCAAAAGCTCGAACATCTTTCGGCTGTCATGTTCCTCACACAGATGCTTGAGCCTCCCGTGCCTGAAGCGAGCGAGCCATGGGATGCAGCAGAACATTCTGCGAAAGAAAACAGGAAGGGTAAAAAATCTATCAGTGACGACGACTCTATCAACTCCCATTCCAACACTATCTCCACTCTTCACCAGTCTCCTCACCATAGCGACGGCAAACACATTACTCTGCACCGAGTCGGACATGTTAATCATCCGTCGGGagtccttcctcatctcgaCGCTCTCAAGCTTGTTGAGCTCACTGGTCGTACATTTTCCGTCATGCAATCCGCTGAGAAGGATCAGTTGCTTCACTCGGATAATGCCTTGCAACTTTATCGCCAATTCGGTCGATTGCGAGGTTTGGAAATCTCCCCACACATCTCTATCGTGGGACAAGATTCTTTCTCCCAGGCGGTGGCAGATTATGCGACAGATCTAGGTAGCGAACTCgtcattcttccttggaCCGTCCCTACTCAAGGCGGTAATCCTGAGCTGATCGATCCCTCTGTtggaagcagcagcagctctACCGTGTCACAATTTGATACCATTTTTGGCTCTGAATCCGCCGGGTCCCCCATGTACTCCCACTTTGTCCGTCGCGTGTTTTCCGAATGTCCCAGTGATGTCGCCCTGTTTGTCGATAGAGGCTTTGGAGGCGCCTCTAGTTTCAAACCTGGGTTTGGGCAACACATCTTCATGCCATTTTTTGGCGGGCCCGATGACAGACTTGCGTTGAGGTTTGTGGTACAACTATGCGGTCATGCGGGTGTGACTGCTACTGTTGTCAGAAttcagaaggaagaaggggatgaggaagatgaagaggctaGCCGCAGGTCGGAAGGCGACAGATCGAATGTCGCATTACACCAAGCTGCTTTGCAGTCTAATCAACTCACCGTTGGCGGCGCAACCCAATACCCTGAGACTCAAGCTCGTCTTCAATCAGATACTGCCGACTCTCTCGCTTGGTCATACTTTTCATCACTTTCTGTCTCCCCTTCCCGTCCTCCTCACCTCGAAATGGCTCTCTCCCGCCTTTCGTTCCattccaccaccacccaccAACCGCTTACATATGCTTTTACCTGTGCCGAGAGTGCCATGCGAGCCACATCCGCCCAGGCAAAGTCTTGGAGACCCATGTTGATTGTTACTGGACGGGGACGATGCGGAGCCGCTATCAACCACGAAACAGAACTGAACAGGGTGCTGGCCGCAAAGTCACTCAACCCCAGTATCGGTGCGGAACTGAGAAAGACTGTCGGTGACGTTGCTGCAGGGATGATTCTTGGCGGGAGTGCGCCTGGTACGGCGAGTTACTTGGTCATGGGGGCTGGAAAACGATGA